The Fuscovulum sp. sequence GGCGGAAGAGGCCCGCCGCGCCTTTCTGCGCGGCTGACCGCGCCGCTGGCGAAGAATTTTCACTGAAAATTCTTCTCTGCTGCAGGTTTTCCATGGAAAACCTGCCCAAACTTTCCAAGGAAAGTTTGCCCCTGCGAATTTTTCACGAAAAATTCGCCTCTTGCGCTTCGCCCGAAGCCGCGCTTCCTTGGCCCCCATGACCGGACCCCGCCTCACCCCGCTTGCCGACAGCCTGCCTGAAACCGTGCCCTTCGTCGGGCCCGAAACGCAGGAACGCACCTTGGGTCGCCCCTTCCGCGCACGTCTTGGCGCGAATGAAAGCCGCTTTGGCCCCTCGCCCCGTGCCATCGCGGCCATGGCGGCGGCGGCGGCCGAGGGTTGGATGTATGGCGACCCCGAAATGCACGATCTGCGCGCGGCAATCGCCGCTCATCATGGCACAACACCTGCCCATGTCATCGTGGGCGAAGGGATTGACGGGCTTCTCGGCACGCTGGTGCGCCTGACAGCAGGGCCGGGGGATCATGTCGTCACCTCGCTGGGCGCCTACCCCACCTTCAACTTCCATGTCGCGGGCTTCGGGGCAACCCTGCACCGTGTCCCCTACCGGGATGACCACGAAGACCCGCAGGCACTCGCCGCCATGGCGCGGCAGGTGGGGGCGAAACTCGTATACTTCGCCAATCCCGACAATCCGATGGGCACCTGCCACCCGGCCGAAACCGTCATCGCCTTGATCGACGCGCTGCCCGAAGGCACGCTTCTGGTGCTGGACGAGGCCTATATCGACCTCGCCCCTCCCGGCACCGCACCGGAGATTCCCCCCGATGATCCCCGCGTCATCCGCATGCGCACCTTTTCCAAAGGCTACGGTCTGGCCGGGTTACGGCTGGGTTATGCGCTGGCCGCACCGCCCCTGATCCGCGCCTTCGACAAGGTCCGCAACCATTTCGGCGTGGGCCGCGTCGCGCAGGCGGCGGCGCTCGCGGCGCTGGCAGATCAGGACTGGCTGGCCACCGTACAGGCGAATGTCGCGCAGGCCCGCGCGCGTATCGCCAAGATCGGGGCCGCAAACGGCCTGACAGCCCTGCCCTCGGCCACCAATTTCGTCACGCTCGACACCGGGCGGGATGGCAATTTCGCCCGCGCAGTGCTCGCTGAATGCATCGCACGGGGGGTGTTCATCCGCATGCCCGGCGTGGCGCCGCTGGACCGCTGCCTGCGGATCAGCGCGGGAACCGATGCCGATCTGGACGTGCTGGCCGAGGTTCTGCCGCAGGCGCTGGCCGCCCTGCGGCGCTGATCACCGCCTGATCACTCAGCCCGGCCCAGCGCGGGCGTCGGGCCGGCAGGCGCATCCGTCGCCGGGCCAAGGCGCGGCGTCGGGGCCTCTGCCGAAACAGCGGTCACCGTGCCTGCACTGCCCGCCACAGGCGCAGTAGCCACCCCTGCAGGAAGGGCGCGGCGGAAGACCAGCATGGTCTGTTCAGTCGTCTTCGTCTTGGTAAAGCCCGACCGTTCGTCGCAAGGCAGGGTTTCCGAACGCTGATACTCCCACCCGTCGCGGCCCAGATCGTTCATCAGCGTGGTCAGGGTCAGCGCAAAGCGATCCTCGGTCGTCTTGGCATCGCGGGCCTTGGTGCCGCGGCGCGGGGCCGGAAGAACCTTGTATTCATAACGCTGCATCGGACTCTCCGGAAGTTTCTAGGGCGTAAGTAGAGGTTTGCGCCGTTCTGGCAAAGGGGCTGGCGCGGGCAGGCGGGCTTTCCCGCCGACCGCACCCAGCCCTGCCCCTTACAGGCCCAGCTTCTGTGCCACCATCTGGTTGACCACCGCCGGATTGGCCTTGCCCCCCGTCGCCTTCAGCACCTGGCCTGTGAACCAACCCGCCAGCTTGGCATTGACCTTGGCCTTTTCCACCTGATCGGGGTTGGCCGCGATCAGGGCATCCAACGCCCGCTCAATCTCGCCCGTATCCGTCACCTGCTTCATGCCATGCTTTGCGGCCACTTCGGCGGGGTTCCCGCCTTCGGTCCACAGCAGCTCGAACAGCTCTTTCGCCATCTTGCTGGTGATCTCACCGCTCGCGACCAGATCCAGCACGCCACCAATCTGCGCCGCCGACAGCGGGCTGTCGCTGATGCCCAGACCTTCCTTGTTCAACCGACCGAACAGTTCGTTGATGATCCAGTTCGCCACCTGCTTGCCATCGCGGCCCTTGGCCACCTCCTCAAAAAAGGCGGCATTGTCCAGCTCGGCGGTCAGGACATTGGCATCGTAATCAGTCAGCCCGAAATCGGCCATGAACCGCGCCTTCTTGGCATCGGGCAGTTCCGGCATCCGGGCGGCGATATCATCGACCCAAGCCTGTTCGATC is a genomic window containing:
- a CDS encoding pyridoxal phosphate-dependent aminotransferase; protein product: MTGPRLTPLADSLPETVPFVGPETQERTLGRPFRARLGANESRFGPSPRAIAAMAAAAAEGWMYGDPEMHDLRAAIAAHHGTTPAHVIVGEGIDGLLGTLVRLTAGPGDHVVTSLGAYPTFNFHVAGFGATLHRVPYRDDHEDPQALAAMARQVGAKLVYFANPDNPMGTCHPAETVIALIDALPEGTLLVLDEAYIDLAPPGTAPEIPPDDPRVIRMRTFSKGYGLAGLRLGYALAAPPLIRAFDKVRNHFGVGRVAQAAALAALADQDWLATVQANVAQARARIAKIGAANGLTALPSATNFVTLDTGRDGNFARAVLAECIARGVFIRMPGVAPLDRCLRISAGTDADLDVLAEVLPQALAALRR
- a CDS encoding DUF4177 domain-containing protein, with the protein product MQRYEYKVLPAPRRGTKARDAKTTEDRFALTLTTLMNDLGRDGWEYQRSETLPCDERSGFTKTKTTEQTMLVFRRALPAGVATAPVAGSAGTVTAVSAEAPTPRLGPATDAPAGPTPALGRAE